A genomic stretch from Maniola jurtina chromosome 26, ilManJurt1.1, whole genome shotgun sequence includes:
- the LOC123878590 gene encoding uncharacterized protein LOC123878590, whose protein sequence is MLRMKLTKLKQLYATAFLPKLLKETKTVKKDIDKCSIDYFSKTTHKKYKSTDSGSKDDDSSARRKAIIDQCFPEKTPILHEKDTTPELLSKEKVRLYNIEDKNKSSIFENDKIEQKVKEDELRNAEVQAVAAKVEEVKLAHDIIHTDKTLHVETDGAKVTNIGLLENTIVDSNTEESQKLTHNTVQIDRTPQSNGAKVEELGTSKVSELLQDTNIQATTGNFGDDEKIAHNIVHIDKTPHVKDINAPKEEETLQKVELQATVAKTEQEKLAHHIVHIDKTPLVDISTVEIKNSNPTLSVSEALQKDEDRDIAAELEKEKLAQHTYNIAKGNPTQRLSEQKQNTNVQATTEKIEEEKLAQKIDQIDEIPHVEAGVAKFDGFNVSPKILGHDPNPNLSIGEPKLDNFPGQPEQVNLDELAKKCLGKPDGDVDQILLKELKNISQVNSLKFNLPKDDFYQKYFSQILQEKTKDNNNIVFDISDTHLEQILRNEIKGLTDNEMKLDHFHPFHLDTVPLITTDTRDYKNEFDRKYSPDGAKNLLLEIPAVLDPYDMQAIPFYQYVTKENIILKEVQLDEAPVQNSSTDGIIGETEINAPMNEDVILKREEETENIQENALNTVVKELEEGGPEDRKVGSTNAVEPLTEVDASLKSTEAPTITESDVAKLLEYKNVLMAQQEAFENMSPNFVPREFPTVETSTQPAKPSSTMGEYPIENSTQTLLTTSTPTPTDPFGNPIQSESDQGQYKPFDETRTDTAISAHQDPDEYFPTSHLNSFMGVGIQQVEYIVTDSNLTYTGVFDTKTTCSDNTDQSTTENLMSQSISYYSTFPQLSDFSGNSKETFSKSEYHFDEKERITHILIQPKRDVKEELIQPEAKLHNIQVDIHLEPKPKLEEFREESIQQQPRREERVEASDIKNVDALSNETTPLSVLLRRVRERNRLESIRSVKMETEVAKKPPCLTPLDRSKPKTTMHPSPCQPKPKEKEKHKCPDPCKPPKKKDPCAKFVPFFLHSIVRSNLDVSIPCTTRYDQIYTYISLAKEIAFKKLKHLSHILGFFSIKYKDDEMDDIVCARDFNPWVPIPSWPVPKVEKKQPFACPKEGCKLPVHPVRSNTGKPCLGMPKKISPSRIVRESTI, encoded by the exons ATGTTGCGAATGAAACTGACGAAACTGAAGCAACTTTACGCTACTGCATTTTTACcgaaattattaaaagaaactaaaacagtaaaaaaagaTATAGATAAGT GTTCtatcgattatttcagtaagacaacacacaaaaaatataaaagcacTGACTCGGGGTCCAAGGATGATGATAGTAGTGCAAGACGGAAGGCTATAATCGACCAATGCTTTCCCGAAAAAACACCGATACTACATGAAAAAGATACAACACCTGAATTGCTGTCAAAAGAAAAAGTCAGGCTTTATAACATTGAAGATAAAAACAAATcatcaatttttgaaaatgataaaattgaaCAAAAAGTTAAGGAGGATGAACTGCGAAATGCCGAAGTTCAGGCAGTTGCAGCAAAAGTAGAAGAAGTAAAGCTAGCTCACGATATTATTCATACTGACAAGACATTACATGTTGAAACTGATGGAGCTAAAGTTACTAACATCGGATTACTAGAAAACACTATCGTGGACTCAAACACAGAAGAGTCACAAAAGTTAACCCATAATACTGTCCAAATTGACAGGACTCCACAATCTAATGGAGCCAAAGTTGAAGAGCTAGGTACTTCAAAAGTTTCAGAATTGCTGCAAGATACTAACATTCAAGCAACCACGGGCAACTTTGGAGATGATGAAAAGATAGCTCATAATATTGTCCATATTGACAAGACACCACATGTTAAAGACATAAACGCTCCAAAAGAAGAAGAAACTCTACAAAAAGTTGAACTGCAAGCTACTGTAGCAAAAACAGAACAAGAGAAACTTGCTCACCATATCGTTCACATCGACAAGACACCATTGGTCGATATTAGTACAGTAGAAATTAAAAACTCTAACCCTACTTTGTCAGTATCAGAAGCACTACAAAAAGATGAAGATAGAGATATTGCAGCagaattagaaaaagaaaaattagcTCAGCATACATATAATATTGCTAAAGGTAATCCTACTCAAAGACTTTCggaacaaaaacaaaacactaATGTTCAAGCCACTACAGAAAAAATAGAAGAAGAAAAGCTAGCTCAGAAAATTGACCAAATTGACGAAATACCACACGTTGAAGCTGGCGTTGCTAAATTTGATGGATTCAATGTTTCTCCTAAAATTCTTGGCCATGACCCCAACCCCAACTTATCTATAGGGGAACCCAAGCTAGACAATTTTCCTGGGCAACCAGAGCAAGTTAACTTAGATGAGTTAGCAAAGAAATGCCTAGGAAAGCCAGATGGTGATGTTGATCAAATTTTACTTAAAGAGTTGAAGAACATTTCCCAAGTAAATTCGCTGAAATTTAATTTACCAAAGGatgatttttatcaaaaatatttcagccaaatattacaagaaaaaacaaaagacAATAACAATATTGTTTTTGACATTTCGGACACACATCTTGAACAAATTCTACGTAATGAAATAAAAGGTTTAACagataatgaaatgaaattggatcaTTTTCACCCATTTCATTTAGATACAGTTCCCTTAATTACTACTGACACGAGAGATTATAAAAATGAATTTGACAGAAAATATTCACCCGACGGTGCTAAGAATCTTCTACTCGAAATTCCTGCTGTTTTGGATCCATATGACATGCAAGCAATTCCTTTTTATCAATATGTCACTAAAGAGAATATTATACTGAAAGAAGTACAACTAGATGAGGCCCCGGTGCAGAATTCTTCTACTGATGGGATTATAGGTGAAACTGAAATTAATGCCCCAATGAATGAAGATGTTATACTAAAAAGAGAAGAAGAAACAGAAAACATCCAAGAAAATGCCTTAAACACTGTAGTGAAAGAACTTGAAGAAGGAGGACCTGAAGACCGTAAAGTTGGCTCAACTAATGCCGTTGAACCATTAACAGAAGTTGATGCTAGTTTAAAATCAACAGAGGCGCCCACTATAACTGAATCTGATGTCGCAAAATTACTTGAATACAAAAATGTGCTGATGGCACAACAGGAAGCATTTGAAAATATGAGTCCTAATTTTGTGCCACGTGAGTTTCCTACCGTGGAAACCAGCACTCAACCTGCTAAGCCTTCATCTACAATGGGAGAGTATCCAATTGAAAATTCCACGCAAACTTTACTGACAACGTCAACGCCAACGCCAACAGATCCTTTTGGAAATCCTATACAAAGTGAATCTGATCAAGGACAGTATAAGCCATTTGATGAAACACGGACAGATACTGCTATATCTGCACATCAAGACCCCGATGAATACTTTCCAACGAGCCATCTCAATTCTTTCATGGGCGTTGGCATTCAACAAGTCGAATATATTGTTACTGATAGTAATCTCACGTATACTGGAGTGTTTGATACTAAAACTACATGCAGCGATAATACAGATCAGTCAACTACCGAAAATCTTATGTCTCAAAGCATATCATATTATTCAACGTTTCCGCAGCTTTCAGATTTTTCAGGAAATTCAAAAGAAACTTTCAGTAAATCTGAGTATCATTTTGATGAGAAAGAGCGTATTACACATATTCTTATACAGCCAAAGCGAGATGTTAAAGAAGAACTTATTCAACCAGAAGCAAAATTACACAATATTCAAGTAGATATCCACCTAGAGCCAAAACCCAAACTAGAAGAATTTAGAGAAGAGAGTATCCAACAGCAGCCGAGAAGAGAAGAGAGAGTAGAAGCTTCTGACATTAAGAATGTAGATGCACTTTCAAATGAAACTACTCCTCTTTCAGTTCTATTAAGGAGGGTTAGGGAACGAAATCGCTTGGAATCAATAAGGTCTGTTAAAATGGAAACCGAAGTAGCGAAAAAGCCCCCTTGCTTAACACCGTTAGATAGGAGTAAACCGAAAACCACCATGCATCCATCACCTTGTCAGCCCAAACCTAAAGAGAAAGAGAAACACAAATGTCCAGACCCGTGCAAACCACCTAAGAAAAAGGATCCTTGCGCGAAATTTGTGCCCTTCTTTCTACATTCAATTGTTAGATCGAACCTTGACGTTTCCATCCCTTGTACTACGCGATACGATCAGATTTACACTTACATATCCTTGGCTAAAGAGATtgcttttaaaaaattgaagCATCTCAGCCATATTTTGGGTTTTTTTAGTATTAAATACAAAGACGATGAAATGGATGATATCGTGTGCGCTAGAGACTTCAATCCTTGGGTACCGATACCCTCCTGGCCTGTTCCGAAGGTAGAGAAGAAACAGCCTTTTGCGTGTCCTAAAGAAGGATGTAAGCTCCCTGTTCACCCAGTACGGTCCAATACGGGCAAACCTTGCTTAGGAATGCCCAAAAAAATATCCCCGTCCAGAATCGTGCGTGAATCTACAATATAA